CttaatctataaattatgtCAACAATGGAAAACAGTGATCAAGTTTTCTTCAAgtaatagacatattataataaaagtaacgCGACAAAACtggacagttaaaaaaaaaactaccacTTTTATACTACAGTCCAGTGGTTTGGAATTcccatgtatattatttaacaatactgTGTTTATCTAACAAAATTGTTTAAccgaaaacaaaaatgtataaaaaaagaaaaagaatctTACTAGGTAATTGATTTTCAGCCTAGACATTTTTCACCATTGAGTTATATTAGATACatatttttggtataataattggctcaaattttaaaagaaatttaggTGGAATAAAGCTTCAATATCAatgaatatcattaaatatattattttaaacaagtgCCTACTTCCatcttattttagttttttttttactttaatttcaaaacaattattttccttctgattggaatttgaaaacgcactattaaatgtatagtttttttctttacgAGAgctaaataaaactaaaattatactgaacacttaaataattaatcttataatgatgtatatttaAGGATAGATAGCTAAGTTTTTCATAAGGAGACGTTAGCCTTAATTGAAATACGCTTGGGACTATTTTACCAAGGAAAAGTGCATAATGGCTTAAttcagtaggtataggtactcagTGCCGTATCCATTGTTTTGCAATAGTGTACTTTTTTCTATTGAGATATAGTTGGATGAaacaaaatgaaacaaaatgaaacaaaatgaaACGTACTACAACGTATACATACATGTGTCATATTATgtaagtcaataaaaaaaaataatacgttttaggtggttttttagattttctaaAGGCTAGAATGAAACAGATATTCTACTGAATACTcatgaaacaaattaaacatattattttattactctgCAATTTTTTTCCCCAATGAAATGCatctgaaaaatgaaaaatcatcTCCGACCTTTGCATGATGTCCCCGTGAACGCATTCACCCACCACCAAGGCCGaggacaatattaaaaaaacaacatgatTTGACAACTTAGCTCGTAATTTTCAATGGGATTATCATAGCTAATGACGATTTTCCGTGGTCATGGTTATGTCCGTGAATTTCCGGTAAGTTTTGatcaatagtatttaaatagcACCACAATCCAAACATAAAACAGTTATTGTGATAATATGTAACAGATTGATCGATTACACATTATCGACTATCGTCTATTTGAAGTGATATTTTCGCTACAAAAAGTGATTTGGTTTTTTATAACgcacacaattaaaataaacaataacagttttgtattaaaaattattttggtttaaatctgaataaaacaatgttttcgAATCTTTCATTCAAAGAGcgacaatatatattaaaagagTTTCCAGAACTATcaccaaatttaataaaacgttaCGAAAAAACGTTTACTAGGtaacgtttattttaaaaatatatcatattatgaaattagtacttattaatattattatagtcttatcGCATGTTAATTTAAAGGAATTCTATTATAGACATTatcatagttatattaatagcctctataatatttgcattttgtactatatttttctgttataattaacacaatgcatgtttacatatttttatttgtaatattcgTTTTAACTAACGAAATAAAATGACATTATCTATTATTCAATGGAAAGTCATATTTCTGTggttgaatacatattattttcattgacatttttgtttttttgttttttgtaattttttgaacataatttaaactatagCTTTGAAATAGAATACAAATCAATgcattagaaaaatttaaaatatgaacatgAATAAagataatgaataataactattagtaaCTAGTATCTGTATCAttgattaacaattatttaataatttgaagtataacattttttaaaaatatatatttcatttcgattaattatacaaattaataactcATAACACTATAACAGCGTATTAACGTAAACTAAATAAATCGTACCTATTTCAtaaccaatttaatttatttaaggtaatataataaattataatactaaaaacttgAGTGTGCTTAGAAGCTGCATAATTttcatgatgataataattagatatGACACGGACAACGACGGATATTTGGATGTCGAAGACCTCAAAGGAATGATGATGGTGCGTGGTGTTCCATGGACTCACTCAGCGATTGTACGGCTTATCAAAGACGCAGATGAAGATGGTGATGGAAAACTGAGTTTTCGTGAGGTCAGTGTGATTgtgtttattcaatatttacatgttatttatacatttttttctgtttgttgTTAGTTTAGAACTATCACAATCTAATTTTtggttataaatttttttatttatgttacaaaaaaaaattagttgaaatcaaagttaaaattttaaaattttcttttagaaaTAACCTTCCGAATTAAGTAACGTATACTTAGTACAATacaagtttttgaaaaaaatcgatagataatgttttttttttgtttcaattcaaaaatgaataaccccatagagttttaaatgaattagacaatttttttaaataattgtttgacgatgaaaatataaaatgtcacaTATTATTTGCtgttgatttgaaaaaaaaatataattcttatttcagtttgcatttaaaaaaagaGTAAGTACCTAAACAACAATACACCTACATCTATTAACATAAAAAACTGCAACTGAAGTCCATCCAAAACCATAACTACTCAAGTCCATGAGAATACTGTCTactctagtaaaaaaaaaatgatttattttc
This genomic window from Metopolophium dirhodum isolate CAU chromosome 1, ASM1992520v1, whole genome shotgun sequence contains:
- the LOC132935925 gene encoding EF-hand domain-containing protein D2 homolog, encoding MFSNLSFKERQYILKEFPELSPNLIKRYEKTFTRYDTDNDGYLDVEDLKGMMMVRGVPWTHSAIVRLIKDADEDGDGKLSFREFLITQRKNVEWARRVLCALPEIDVGRVGVKGAKKYFEAKQPLPPQANHKNNMSY